A window of the Bdellovibrio sp. ZAP7 genome harbors these coding sequences:
- a CDS encoding TIGR03545 family protein encodes MANIQKNPEVKKKKGIIRWGALVPFVVICLLIGLYFHFFFDGHLRRAMEWGGYKALGAEVNIADLKTSFFNADISIKGIELTDAEKPTHDSIKIGEIRFGMLWDALLRVKFVINEAVVEQIEFGVKRAYPGKVAPPPPISNEPGMLAAEGGKLKSQAEKELQDRYGENVLGDVINMLGGADPNAQLQQLQSSLPSKAMIEKFQQDLNTKQKVWDERLKTLPQGKEIQSLGDRLNKIQYKDFKNPQELQTALQQLDAVYKDADGKYKQIQTVSNDLNNDLKALQTQYGEIEKQVKVDVKSLEQHFRIPQVDAKALTMAVFIRYLEPYKAKFFRYKALAEKYIPPKYLKKGQAKSEEEEVAIQPHPREKGITYEFGRPNSYPMFWVKRTAVSSQAGLTPNSGNVKGEILDITSNQRLVGRPTIATLAGDFPAMDILGFLLKLSIDNRKDDSVIDYQFKVDQYAIEGKDLVNSPEVKIAFSKAHGAMGIQGSLVGLKNLAVDFDNKFTKIDYAVSSTNQIADEILKAVFAGIPVVTLTAKGQGDLPNIPLSINSNLGPELSKGFEKQIQAKVEEARKKIQAYVDQEIGKQKAQVEAQINQLKGQFDKEVKKAQEQLEAQKKQVEAKVETAKKDAENQGRKQLEKEGQKAVEDLKKKFGF; translated from the coding sequence ATGGCAAACATTCAAAAAAATCCCGAAGTAAAAAAGAAAAAAGGCATCATTCGCTGGGGTGCCCTGGTTCCTTTCGTTGTTATCTGTTTGTTGATCGGACTTTATTTCCATTTCTTCTTTGACGGACACTTGCGCCGAGCTATGGAATGGGGCGGTTACAAAGCCCTGGGCGCCGAAGTTAATATCGCTGATTTAAAGACCAGCTTTTTTAACGCCGATATCAGCATCAAAGGCATCGAACTGACTGACGCAGAAAAACCAACTCACGATTCTATTAAAATCGGCGAAATCCGTTTCGGCATGTTGTGGGACGCACTTCTTCGTGTGAAGTTCGTGATCAACGAAGCTGTTGTCGAACAAATCGAATTCGGTGTGAAAAGAGCTTACCCGGGTAAAGTCGCTCCTCCGCCGCCGATCTCAAATGAACCAGGCATGCTCGCAGCTGAAGGCGGCAAACTAAAATCCCAAGCCGAAAAAGAATTGCAAGATCGCTATGGCGAAAATGTTTTGGGCGATGTGATTAATATGCTCGGTGGAGCCGATCCGAATGCCCAATTGCAACAGCTGCAGTCTTCACTGCCAAGCAAAGCGATGATCGAAAAGTTCCAGCAAGACTTGAATACAAAACAAAAAGTCTGGGACGAGCGTTTAAAAACACTGCCACAAGGAAAAGAAATTCAATCCTTGGGTGATCGCCTGAACAAGATCCAGTATAAAGATTTTAAAAACCCTCAGGAATTGCAAACGGCCTTACAACAGTTAGACGCCGTTTACAAAGATGCTGATGGCAAATATAAACAGATCCAAACCGTCAGCAATGATTTGAATAACGATCTAAAAGCTTTGCAAACTCAGTACGGCGAAATTGAAAAGCAGGTGAAGGTCGACGTCAAGTCCCTGGAACAACACTTCCGCATTCCTCAAGTGGATGCGAAAGCTCTTACGATGGCTGTCTTTATTCGCTATCTGGAGCCATATAAGGCAAAGTTCTTCCGCTATAAAGCCTTGGCCGAAAAATACATTCCACCAAAGTATTTGAAAAAAGGCCAAGCCAAATCCGAAGAGGAAGAAGTTGCCATTCAACCGCATCCTCGTGAAAAAGGAATTACGTACGAGTTTGGGCGTCCTAATTCCTACCCGATGTTCTGGGTGAAACGAACGGCTGTCAGCTCTCAAGCAGGACTGACTCCGAACTCTGGCAACGTTAAAGGTGAAATCCTGGATATCACTTCCAACCAACGCCTGGTCGGCCGTCCAACGATCGCCACATTGGCAGGTGATTTCCCAGCGATGGATATTCTAGGATTTTTGTTAAAGCTTTCTATCGATAACCGCAAGGACGATTCCGTGATCGACTATCAGTTCAAAGTTGATCAATACGCCATCGAAGGCAAAGACCTGGTTAACAGTCCGGAAGTTAAAATCGCCTTCAGCAAAGCTCATGGAGCTATGGGCATTCAAGGTTCGCTGGTGGGTTTGAAAAACCTCGCGGTGGACTTCGACAACAAATTCACAAAAATCGACTACGCGGTTTCATCGACAAATCAAATTGCTGATGAAATTTTGAAAGCCGTTTTTGCAGGAATTCCCGTGGTGACTTTGACTGCGAAAGGTCAAGGCGATTTGCCGAACATACCCCTTTCGATCAACTCGAACTTGGGACCAGAGCTTTCCAAAGGTTTTGAAAAGCAGATCCAAGCCAAAGTCGAAGAAGCTCGTAAAAAAATTCAAGCTTACGTAGATCAGGAAATCGGCAAACAAAAGGCGCAAGTGGAAGCACAAATCAACCAGTTGAAGGGCCAATTCGACAAAGAAGTCAAAAAAGCCCAAGAACAGTTAGAGGCGCAAAAAAAACAAGTCGAAGCGAAAGTCGAAACAGCGAAAAAAGACGCAGAAAACCAAGGGCGCAAGCAACTTGAAAAAGAAGGTCAAAAAGCTGTCGAAGATTTGAAAAAGAAATTTGGGTTTTAA
- a CDS encoding TIGR03546 family protein, producing the protein MTLLLKQLYNFIKLLNSDTDTMPLAFGLALGLLLGFAPFFSIQTAIVLLIVFVFRVQLGAAFLSAFFFKFVAFLFDTPAHHLGKAVLEMESLRPLFVSMYNMPFVPMTRFNNSIIMGSMIVSVILFPFAYYGFKSLILAYRATVVARIRDTKVWKALKATKFYDWYSKYNDLYGR; encoded by the coding sequence ATGACATTGCTATTAAAACAGCTCTACAATTTCATTAAACTGCTGAATTCCGACACCGACACAATGCCATTAGCATTCGGACTGGCACTGGGACTGCTCCTGGGGTTCGCGCCTTTCTTCTCAATTCAAACAGCGATCGTTTTGTTGATCGTGTTTGTATTCAGAGTGCAACTGGGAGCCGCTTTTCTTTCTGCATTCTTTTTTAAATTCGTAGCATTTCTTTTCGACACCCCGGCACATCACTTGGGCAAAGCGGTTTTGGAAATGGAAAGCCTGCGCCCTTTGTTTGTCAGCATGTACAACATGCCCTTCGTCCCGATGACTCGCTTTAACAACAGCATCATTATGGGCTCCATGATTGTATCGGTGATTTTATTTCCATTCGCCTACTATGGCTTTAAATCTTTGATCCTGGCATACCGCGCGACAGTCGTTGCGCGCATCCGAGACACCAAAGTCTGGAAGGCACTCAAAGCCACAAAGTTTTACGACTGGTATAGCAAATACAACGATCTTTACGGCCGATAG
- a CDS encoding HAD-IIIA family hydrolase, producing the protein MKSWAQLVADTVRMGGVLVFIKDQAPQDFQQWLEPLSQSFAMKIPFTVRNKSDFVSGRYQTGIHDLIFFFEGQEAVLAGLDAHVQGQRVWIAPGNTSPATVDYLWTTEDVSAWVAFWSSLVPQFDSLIENWNSPEMDHAPCLFLDRDDVVVKNVPYNKDPHQVELIPEVVELIHKAHAEGYWVALVTNQSGIGRGRISWQEYKQVHQRMLKLLANEGAWIDECVWSSYIENESVPEGRLLAGLRKPRVGMFQMVKDKLKIDMKNSIMVGDSATDLMAAYSAGIGSCYLFRSEKLDKERETLEKFRAENSKFSYQAISAAADISFGRL; encoded by the coding sequence ATGAAATCATGGGCTCAGTTAGTTGCAGATACAGTTCGAATGGGTGGGGTTTTGGTGTTTATCAAGGACCAGGCGCCGCAGGATTTCCAACAGTGGTTAGAGCCCTTGTCGCAGTCTTTCGCTATGAAGATTCCGTTCACTGTTCGTAACAAAAGTGATTTTGTGAGCGGCCGCTATCAAACGGGCATCCATGATTTGATTTTCTTTTTTGAAGGGCAAGAGGCGGTGCTTGCAGGGCTTGATGCCCATGTGCAAGGACAACGCGTCTGGATTGCTCCCGGAAATACCTCTCCGGCAACAGTGGATTATCTGTGGACCACTGAAGACGTTTCAGCGTGGGTGGCATTCTGGAGCAGTCTCGTGCCGCAATTTGATTCGCTGATTGAAAACTGGAACAGTCCCGAGATGGATCACGCTCCGTGCTTGTTTTTAGATCGCGACGATGTCGTGGTTAAAAACGTTCCCTATAATAAAGATCCTCATCAGGTCGAATTGATTCCCGAAGTGGTGGAGCTGATTCATAAAGCTCATGCTGAAGGCTATTGGGTGGCTTTGGTCACCAATCAATCGGGAATTGGTCGTGGCAGAATTTCGTGGCAGGAGTATAAGCAAGTACATCAACGTATGCTGAAGCTGCTGGCGAATGAAGGCGCCTGGATCGACGAATGTGTTTGGTCTTCATATATTGAAAATGAATCCGTACCTGAGGGACGCTTGCTTGCCGGTTTAAGAAAACCACGTGTGGGGATGTTTCAGATGGTGAAGGATAAATTGAAAATCGATATGAAGAATTCCATCATGGTCGGTGACAGTGCGACGGATTTGATGGCTGCTTATTCCGCGGGAATTGGCTCTTGTTATTTATTTAGATCAGAGAAGTTGGACAAAGAACGCGAAACTCTTGAAAAGTTCCGCGCAGAAAATTCTAAATTTTCGTATCAAGCCATATCAGCGGCAGCTGACATATCATTTGGGCGTTTATAG
- a CDS encoding lysylphosphatidylglycerol synthase transmembrane domain-containing protein, translating into MVKKTKKIAVQLLKIIFAVGIIYWLVQSGKLNFSALRNLLTPGILLLAVTITVLNFFLASERWRVLVKSQGIPAKVWSSFKLTLIGQFFNFAMPGGVGGDVIKAYYFTREFPGTKVVAATSVLMDRVLGLYAMIFLALAVMIYDFSHVSHVATLMTLFYFIIALFVVFTVALSLIFSSKIYKTQILKRVINKLPLAEKFMKIYESLHLYGNSIPRIAQVIGISLIAQSTAILFLYMVGVVSGYTDIPAKTYFLVAPLGFMATAIPISPAGVGVGQAAFYFLFNIYTGHSSEVGPTTITAFQVCSFVVSLSGAFFYMRYKRPNDMSAAADMA; encoded by the coding sequence ATGGTTAAAAAGACAAAAAAGATTGCGGTTCAATTGCTTAAGATCATCTTTGCGGTGGGAATTATCTACTGGTTAGTTCAATCAGGAAAACTGAACTTTTCTGCCCTTCGCAATCTTCTTACACCCGGTATCCTTTTGTTAGCCGTTACCATCACAGTTCTAAATTTCTTTTTGGCAAGTGAACGCTGGCGCGTCCTGGTTAAATCCCAAGGAATTCCTGCCAAAGTTTGGTCCTCATTCAAACTGACATTGATCGGCCAGTTCTTTAACTTTGCGATGCCCGGCGGAGTGGGTGGCGACGTCATCAAAGCATACTACTTCACCCGCGAATTCCCAGGCACTAAAGTCGTCGCCGCCACCAGCGTTTTGATGGACCGAGTCCTGGGACTTTACGCTATGATCTTTTTGGCATTGGCTGTAATGATTTACGACTTCAGCCACGTAAGCCATGTGGCAACACTGATGACTTTATTTTATTTTATCATCGCCCTGTTCGTCGTTTTCACTGTGGCGTTGAGTTTGATTTTCTCGTCGAAAATTTACAAAACGCAGATCTTAAAACGCGTGATCAATAAACTTCCGTTAGCTGAAAAATTTATGAAGATCTATGAAAGTCTGCACCTGTACGGCAACAGCATTCCGCGTATCGCACAGGTCATCGGCATCAGCTTGATTGCCCAATCGACTGCGATTCTGTTTTTGTACATGGTAGGCGTTGTCTCTGGATACACAGACATTCCGGCAAAAACATATTTCTTAGTCGCACCACTGGGCTTTATGGCCACAGCGATCCCCATCTCCCCTGCTGGCGTGGGAGTGGGTCAAGCGGCATTTTATTTCCTATTTAACATCTACACAGGTCACTCCAGTGAAGTCGGCCCCACCACAATCACAGCCTTTCAGGTGTGCTCGTTCGTGGTAAGCCTTTCTGGAGCCTTCTTTTACATGCGCTATAAACGCCCAAATGATATGTCAGCTGCCGCTGATATGGCTTGA
- a CDS encoding mannose-1-phosphate guanylyltransferase/mannose-6-phosphate isomerase translates to MIPVVLSGGSGTRLWPVSRQHMPKQFCTIFEKPLQTMTLERCHKMGSPWIVTSKALQSLTEINLKDSQMNDVQAIYEPYGKNTAPAIAVLCKLLDLKGLAKEIVGIFPSDHLISKEQAFLNVVKFATSVAETNKVVTLGITPSYPETGYGYIQTKAVSLAESNGFKAYSVVKFHEKPALEKAKEFLAQGSFSWNAGIFVFKVSHMISLFEKHQPELWASVSALKADASNLDDIYSKVQSISIDYAIMEKLGSEELACIPSEFGWSDVGSWDAVATLQKGQDVLNVKGQDNFVFGDSGKHYSTVGIDDVIIVDTKDALMLVKKGHSQDVRYVVEGLAQQKSSLVKDHVYEYRPWGYFEILKDTDAFKSKVIRVNPHSQLSYQSHAKREEHWTITRGSGEVVLNDEVIPVKAGSHVHIPLGAKHRMRNTSDEMLEFVEVQLGSYFGEDDIVRYQDDYQRK, encoded by the coding sequence GTGATTCCTGTAGTATTATCGGGTGGTAGCGGCACAAGATTGTGGCCGGTTTCGCGCCAACACATGCCAAAGCAATTCTGTACAATTTTTGAAAAGCCATTGCAGACAATGACTTTAGAGAGATGTCATAAAATGGGCTCTCCCTGGATTGTGACCTCCAAGGCTTTGCAATCTCTGACAGAAATTAATCTAAAAGATAGTCAGATGAATGACGTTCAGGCGATCTATGAGCCCTATGGTAAAAACACGGCTCCAGCGATTGCGGTCCTTTGCAAACTTTTAGATCTTAAAGGTTTGGCTAAGGAGATCGTCGGCATTTTCCCTTCGGATCATTTGATTTCCAAAGAACAGGCGTTCTTGAACGTTGTTAAGTTTGCAACGTCAGTTGCGGAAACTAACAAAGTTGTTACTTTAGGAATTACGCCTTCCTATCCGGAGACGGGTTATGGCTATATTCAAACCAAGGCTGTGAGCCTGGCTGAGTCCAATGGCTTCAAAGCATATTCAGTTGTTAAGTTTCACGAAAAACCTGCACTTGAAAAAGCGAAGGAGTTTTTGGCCCAAGGAAGCTTTAGTTGGAATGCGGGAATCTTTGTTTTCAAAGTTTCTCATATGATTTCTTTGTTCGAAAAACATCAACCTGAATTGTGGGCTTCGGTGTCTGCGTTGAAGGCTGACGCTTCTAACTTGGATGACATTTATTCCAAAGTTCAAAGCATCTCTATCGACTATGCGATCATGGAAAAATTAGGCAGTGAAGAGCTTGCTTGTATTCCATCCGAGTTTGGCTGGAGTGATGTGGGTTCTTGGGATGCTGTGGCCACTTTGCAAAAGGGTCAGGATGTTTTGAATGTCAAAGGGCAGGATAACTTTGTCTTCGGTGATTCCGGTAAACACTACTCCACAGTTGGTATTGATGACGTGATTATTGTGGACACAAAAGACGCCTTGATGTTGGTTAAAAAAGGTCATTCTCAGGATGTTCGCTATGTAGTTGAAGGTTTGGCACAGCAAAAATCTTCGTTGGTGAAAGATCACGTTTATGAATATCGCCCTTGGGGATATTTTGAAATTCTAAAAGACACAGATGCCTTCAAATCCAAAGTGATTCGCGTGAATCCGCACTCGCAACTTTCTTATCAAAGTCACGCCAAGCGCGAAGAGCATTGGACGATCACTCGCGGAAGCGGTGAAGTGGTTTTGAACGATGAGGTGATTCCAGTGAAAGCAGGATCTCATGTCCACATTCCATTGGGTGCAAAACATCGCATGCGTAATACTTCGGACGAGATGTTGGAATTCGTGGAAGTTCAGCTGGGATCGTATTTTGGCGAAGACGATATTGTTCGCTATCAGGATGATTATCAAAGAAAGTGA
- a CDS encoding HTTM domain-containing protein, protein MKSATIIKSIWDFFFKPQPVDNLGLMRVLFGLLLLFNWYMIWSYLDVFWGVNGLISLKTSMEYGSSIRFSLFDFMPNDPRVPALLALVNLVAAVGVTLGIFTRTSMVLAFMTLLSFQNRNDFILNSGDIVLRNILFFMMFSAAGKAYSLDRWFYNLRFGKSQEPLMERPWALRMIQIQFCVIYIATVLFKIKGTHWVDGTAVYIATRLEEFVRVPFPLLNNLAVIKFMTWSTLLVELAMGTLVWFKDLRYWVLLAGIGLHIGIELVMSIPMFEWVMVVTMLSLVDPWDVIKIESRLRMGLSRIRYRFGKLETT, encoded by the coding sequence ATGAAGTCAGCAACAATAATTAAAAGTATCTGGGATTTCTTTTTTAAGCCTCAGCCTGTGGATAACTTAGGTTTGATGCGGGTGTTGTTCGGGCTGCTGTTGCTGTTCAACTGGTACATGATTTGGAGCTATCTGGATGTGTTCTGGGGAGTGAATGGCTTGATCAGTCTGAAAACCTCAATGGAGTACGGCTCATCTATTCGTTTCAGCCTGTTTGATTTCATGCCGAATGATCCCCGCGTGCCGGCCTTGCTTGCCCTGGTGAATCTGGTCGCAGCCGTGGGAGTGACCTTAGGGATCTTTACTCGCACCTCGATGGTGTTGGCGTTTATGACGTTGTTGTCTTTCCAAAATAGAAACGATTTTATTCTGAACAGTGGGGATATCGTTCTTCGGAATATTTTGTTTTTCATGATGTTCTCTGCGGCAGGGAAAGCTTATTCATTGGATCGCTGGTTTTATAATCTGCGCTTTGGTAAATCGCAGGAACCGCTTATGGAGCGACCGTGGGCTTTACGTATGATTCAGATCCAATTTTGTGTGATCTATATCGCCACGGTCTTATTTAAAATCAAAGGCACGCATTGGGTGGATGGCACGGCTGTGTACATTGCCACGCGCTTGGAGGAGTTTGTTCGTGTTCCATTTCCATTGTTGAACAATCTTGCCGTGATCAAGTTTATGACGTGGTCAACTTTGCTTGTTGAACTGGCGATGGGAACGCTGGTTTGGTTTAAAGATTTGCGTTATTGGGTTTTGTTGGCTGGCATAGGTTTGCATATTGGCATTGAACTTGTGATGAGTATACCAATGTTCGAATGGGTGATGGTGGTGACAATGCTTTCATTAGTAGATCCATGGGATGTAATAAAGATCGAAAGTAGATTGCGAATGGGGCTTTCAAGAATTCGATATCGTTTCGGTAAGTTAGAAACTACCTAG
- a CDS encoding acyl-CoA dehydrogenase family protein: MKNFYQDGPSLTNTFQSDASLQKLLKKILPPECQKQALPHLDHLGQRAASDMLEWALEAETYPPVHVPFDPWGRRIDDIRVSSGWKNLEKMAAEEGIVATAYERKYGAFSRVYQMALLYLYSPSSAIFSCPLAMTDGAARALELYGTPDLKNRALPHLTSRDPKTFWTAGQWMTERTGGSDVSGTSTDAHAFTGESAFGATHSLHGTKWFTSATTSQMALTLARPDGAAAGSKGLSLFYLELRNAENQLNHIQIHRLKDKLGTKALPTAELSLQGTPARLVGGEGDGIKKIASVLNITRIYNSMCAVGHARRALDLAQNYSHKRKAFGKLLIDHPLHQETLRWLEEDFRRSFVFCFHIAHLLGKEEVGEISAKERTLLRTLTPVLKLYTAKKAITISSEVVEMFGGAGYVEDTGLPRLIRDAQVFSIWEGTTNVLSLDMLRAFEKEQSLPVVIEYFKSTTAYKNNAPAFMKKWNEFEQLIGKLQKSAPEEWERNARYLALLTGDLISDALLIEHEL; this comes from the coding sequence ATGAAAAACTTTTATCAAGACGGGCCAAGCCTCACGAACACGTTTCAGTCAGATGCTTCACTTCAAAAACTCTTGAAAAAAATTCTGCCACCAGAATGTCAGAAGCAAGCATTGCCTCATTTGGATCATTTGGGTCAAAGAGCTGCTTCAGATATGCTGGAGTGGGCGCTGGAGGCCGAAACCTACCCTCCGGTGCATGTGCCCTTCGACCCTTGGGGGCGCCGTATAGATGATATTCGCGTCTCTTCGGGCTGGAAAAATCTTGAAAAAATGGCGGCAGAAGAAGGCATCGTTGCCACGGCCTACGAAAGAAAATACGGAGCATTCTCACGTGTTTATCAAATGGCTCTGCTTTATTTGTATTCTCCCAGCTCGGCAATTTTTTCATGCCCTTTGGCGATGACAGATGGCGCAGCCCGCGCACTTGAGCTTTACGGAACACCTGATTTAAAAAATCGCGCACTCCCCCATTTGACCAGCCGGGATCCAAAAACATTCTGGACGGCGGGACAATGGATGACAGAACGAACTGGGGGCTCGGATGTCAGCGGCACCTCAACAGATGCACACGCGTTCACGGGTGAAAGCGCTTTTGGGGCGACTCATTCTTTACATGGAACAAAGTGGTTTACTTCCGCGACGACCTCACAAATGGCTCTGACGTTGGCTCGCCCGGATGGCGCTGCTGCAGGATCCAAAGGTTTAAGCCTTTTTTATTTGGAACTTCGTAACGCCGAAAACCAGTTAAACCATATTCAGATCCATCGGTTGAAAGATAAATTGGGCACAAAGGCTTTGCCGACTGCTGAATTGAGTCTGCAAGGGACTCCGGCCCGCTTAGTGGGAGGCGAAGGTGATGGCATTAAAAAGATCGCCAGCGTTCTGAACATCACGCGCATATATAATTCGATGTGTGCTGTCGGACACGCCCGTCGTGCTTTGGACTTAGCACAAAACTATTCCCACAAACGTAAAGCCTTCGGTAAACTTTTGATCGATCATCCCCTTCATCAGGAAACTTTGCGCTGGCTCGAAGAAGACTTCCGTCGCTCATTTGTATTTTGTTTTCACATCGCTCACCTTCTGGGCAAAGAAGAAGTCGGTGAAATCAGCGCGAAAGAACGTACTTTGCTTCGCACATTGACGCCGGTTCTTAAACTTTATACAGCGAAAAAAGCCATTACGATTTCAAGTGAAGTTGTCGAGATGTTCGGGGGCGCGGGTTACGTCGAAGACACGGGCTTACCGCGTTTGATTCGCGATGCTCAAGTATTCTCGATCTGGGAAGGTACAACCAACGTTCTTTCCTTAGATATGTTACGTGCATTTGAAAAAGAACAATCATTGCCCGTGGTGATCGAATACTTCAAATCGACAACGGCATACAAAAACAATGCACCGGCATTTATGAAAAAATGGAACGAGTTTGAACAACTGATCGGCAAATTACAAAAGTCTGCCCCGGAAGAATGGGAACGCAACGCCCGATACCTGGCGCTTTTGACTGGAGATCTGATCAGTGATGCCTTACTGATCGAGCACGAACTTTAA
- a CDS encoding trypsin-like serine protease → MSRKLLLGLSLLAIAACTPKASNNTAATSGSRIINGTEVQESDSIYKHLVSVYAENEDGSVGICTGTLIGPNTVLTAAHCISTKTSNLRVVFGLNIDEILYAREPDIKDLYLHTVSDVKVHPQWNFEKNQEKASDWHDLAVLRFRGAYPEEFTPAEFLQENDLGILQPGVMAYVAGYGVNQASSREVAKDEVVGFDEETLCDDKGCIALKFSGDGTLRWTMAPISTVENTELRLDEKLSGTCGGDSGGPAFVVVDGKFLFFGVTSRGSLFCNEVGVYTIALKLKDWLGPAIQSLK, encoded by the coding sequence GTGTCACGTAAACTACTATTGGGCTTATCACTTTTGGCAATCGCCGCTTGTACACCTAAAGCAAGCAACAACACTGCGGCCACTTCCGGCTCACGCATAATTAATGGGACTGAAGTCCAGGAATCTGACAGCATTTATAAGCACTTGGTTTCTGTTTACGCAGAAAACGAAGATGGCTCTGTCGGCATCTGCACAGGCACGTTGATCGGCCCGAACACGGTATTAACGGCGGCTCATTGTATCTCTACTAAAACTTCAAATCTTCGGGTGGTATTCGGTCTGAACATCGACGAAATTCTTTATGCTCGCGAACCAGATATCAAAGATCTTTACCTGCACACGGTGAGTGACGTGAAAGTCCACCCGCAATGGAACTTTGAAAAGAACCAAGAGAAAGCATCAGACTGGCATGACTTGGCTGTTTTGAGGTTCCGTGGAGCTTATCCAGAAGAATTCACTCCAGCAGAATTTCTTCAAGAAAATGACTTAGGTATTCTGCAGCCGGGCGTGATGGCTTACGTTGCGGGTTATGGTGTTAACCAAGCTAGCTCTCGTGAAGTTGCGAAAGACGAAGTCGTGGGCTTCGATGAGGAAACTCTTTGTGATGACAAGGGTTGCATCGCTTTGAAATTCTCAGGGGATGGAACTTTACGTTGGACGATGGCGCCAATTTCTACGGTTGAAAACACGGAGCTTCGTTTGGACGAAAAGCTTTCTGGTACATGCGGTGGCGATTCGGGTGGACCCGCGTTCGTCGTGGTTGATGGCAAATTCTTATTCTTTGGTGTGACTAGCAGAGGCAGCCTTTTCTGTAACGAAGTGGGTGTTTACACGATCGCCTTGAAATTGAAAGACTGGTTGGGACCTGCAATTCAAAGCCTGAAATAG
- a CDS encoding outer membrane beta-barrel protein: protein MKKTTAILTTFCLIMPFAAKAEEVLSGITAQGEADFEYNFLSSGKNAYPASSGALDEQYRFNSAQVILKKETQDLSFFARLMYMPIELTTPSGTTKSNFGTLDQLEIYYKIDPAWSVGFGRLCSTLGFESAMKVENILYGNTVAYQGIVPGYNEGARLKFNPGEWLAVTLSSYNRSAYNQFGDDLVSTKTTELSVTGISGRFLWFAGYYAGKDASTTVTGSAVEKSTTNIWTTYKFSDDFSWSISYDNRTQTPDGGTLTFAQSLSTQMGYTMGKHTLGVRYENILGAGELDGINGTLGAYYSGADKVEVWTVGDKYNLSEHLKLYLEFRQDKADQEVMTNSEGTPTDHLYLITLGAIAHF, encoded by the coding sequence ATGAAAAAGACAACGGCGATATTAACCACATTTTGTTTGATCATGCCATTCGCTGCTAAAGCTGAAGAAGTACTTTCCGGGATTACTGCTCAAGGTGAAGCTGATTTTGAGTACAACTTTTTATCCTCAGGAAAAAACGCCTACCCGGCATCTTCCGGAGCGCTCGATGAACAGTATCGATTTAATAGTGCCCAAGTGATCTTGAAGAAAGAAACACAGGACTTATCATTTTTTGCCCGTCTAATGTATATGCCGATTGAGCTGACGACTCCGTCCGGTACGACGAAAAGCAATTTTGGCACTTTGGACCAATTGGAGATCTATTACAAAATAGATCCTGCCTGGTCTGTTGGTTTTGGTCGCCTGTGTTCAACTTTGGGTTTTGAATCCGCGATGAAGGTGGAAAACATTCTTTACGGAAACACAGTCGCTTACCAAGGTATCGTTCCTGGATACAACGAAGGTGCTCGTTTAAAATTCAACCCTGGTGAATGGTTGGCAGTCACACTAAGCAGTTACAACCGCAGCGCCTACAATCAATTTGGCGACGACTTGGTTTCTACGAAAACGACGGAACTGTCTGTCACCGGTATTTCGGGACGCTTTTTATGGTTTGCGGGATACTACGCAGGGAAAGACGCCTCCACCACAGTCACAGGTTCTGCCGTTGAAAAATCAACCACGAATATCTGGACAACTTATAAGTTCAGTGATGATTTCAGCTGGTCGATTTCTTATGACAACCGCACGCAAACACCCGACGGTGGCACTTTGACCTTTGCACAATCCTTGTCCACACAAATGGGATACACGATGGGCAAACACACCTTGGGAGTACGCTACGAAAATATTCTGGGTGCCGGTGAACTCGACGGAATTAATGGTACTTTAGGGGCTTATTATTCGGGTGCTGATAAAGTGGAAGTTTGGACGGTGGGAGACAAGTACAACCTGTCTGAGCATCTGAAGCTTTATTTGGAATTCCGCCAGGATAAAGCGGATCAGGAAGTTATGACGAACAGTGAAGGCACCCCAACGGATCATTTGTATTTGATCACGTTAGGCGCCATCGCTCATTTCTAA